In a genomic window of Lathamus discolor isolate bLatDis1 chromosome 4, bLatDis1.hap1, whole genome shotgun sequence:
- the MOGAT2 gene encoding 2-acylglycerol O-acyltransferase 2: MKIEFAPLSVPLHRRLQTASVVQWVFSFLALAQCCTAAFIALFFTRFWLLCVLYAVWWFKDREKPSKGGRRIHAVRNSVVWRYMRDYFPITLVKTVDLDPRQNYVMGFHPHGVLATGAFLNFCTEASGFSTLFPGITPHLMMLSTWFRIPFFRDYLMSGGLVSSDKESASYVLKNPEGGNVLAIIVGGAQEALDARPGSCTLLLKNRKGFVRLAIEHGTPLVPVFSFGENDLFEQVRNPQGSWLRRIQHRLQKIMGISLPLFHARGIFQYSFGLVPYRRPVYTVVGKPIPVQRNHKPSEEEVDRVHEKYLNELSKLFEEHKAKYNIPEDRHLEFI; the protein is encoded by the exons ATGAAGATTGAGTTCGCTCCCCTCTCCGTGCCACTGCACAGGAGGCTTCAGACGGCATCGGTGGTTCAATGGGTCTTCAGCTTCCTAGCTCTAG cacagtgctgcacaGCTGCCTTCATCGCCCTCTTCTTCACCCGTTTTTGGCTGCTCTGTGTCCTCTATGCCGTGTGGTGGTTCAAAGACAGGGAGAAGCCCAGCAAGGGTGGGAGGCGGATCCATGCCGTCCGGAACAGCGTCGTCTGGAGGTACATGAGGGACTATTTCCCCATCACG CTGGTGAAGACGGTGGACCTGGACCCTAGGCAGAACTACGTGATGGGATTTCACCCCCATGGGGTCCTGGCAACAGGAGCCTTTCTCAATTTCTGCACGGAGGCATCGGGCTTTTCCACGCTCTTCCCGGGCATCACCCCGCACCTGATGATGCTCTCCACGTGGTTTCGCATCCCCTTCTTCAGGGACTACCTGATGAGTGGAG GCCTTGTCTCCTCAGATAAGGAGAGCGCATCCTATGTGCTGAAGAACCCAGAGGGTGGGAATGTGCTGGCCATTATCGTCGGTGGAGCACAGGAGGCGCTGGATGCTCGGCCGGGATCCTGCACCTTGCTGCTGaagaacaggaagggatttgTCCGCCTGGCTATCGAGCACGG CACCCCCCTGGTCCCCGTCTTTTCCTTTGGGGAGAATGACCTCTTTGAGCAAGTGAGAAACCCCCAGGGCTCCTGGCTGCGGAGGATCCAGCACCGGCTCCAGAAGATCATGGGCAtctcccttcccctcttccaTGCAAGAGGCATCTTCCAGTACAGCTTCGGGCTGGTACCCTACCGTCGGCCTGTCTACACTGTGG ttggGAAACCAATTCCCGTGCAGAGGAACCACAAACCCTCTGAGGAAGAGGTGGATCGAGTCCATGAGAAATACCTAAACGAATTGAGCAAGCTCTTTGAGGAGCACAAAGCTAAATACAACATCCCAGAAGACAGACACCTGGAATTCATATAG